A window of Coregonus clupeaformis isolate EN_2021a chromosome 28, ASM2061545v1, whole genome shotgun sequence contains these coding sequences:
- the LOC121570092 gene encoding DNA-directed RNA polymerase III subunit RPC7-like: MAGLGRGRGRGKGYMSFSIEAVGIGKGENLPSSILQPTPLFPPMEHKPVPLVMGEEAEYMLSLKQEFRGAMKILPFYVLPAVSKKDVERYSDKYQNSEPSDNTIEWNPDWKRLPKELRIHVKKPLKENTSLSVETPVDPKPSKKTRVDKEEIIHKLETLEKKEEEVTSDEEEGEKKKQEEEQQDGEGEYDEEEFEEETDYIMSYFDNGEEFGGDSDDNMDEAIY, translated from the exons ATGGCTGGCCTGGGCCGCGGCCGAGGTCGTGGCAAGGGGTACATGAGCTTCAGTATCGAGGCAGTCGGTATTGGGAAAGGGGAGAACCTGCCCTCTTCAATTCTCCAGCCTACACCTCTGTTCCCT CCCATGGAACACAAGCCTGTCCCCTTGGTGATGGGAGAGGAAGCAGAGTACATGTTGTCACTGAAGCAGGAGTTCAGGGGAGCCATGAAGATCCTACCATTTTATGTCCTTCCAGCCGTCTCCAAGAAAG ATGTGGAGCGGTATTCTGATAAATACCAGAACAGTGAGCCGTCAGACAACACCATTGAGTGGAATCCAG ACTGGAAAAGGCTACCCAAAGAGCTTCGAATCCATGTCAAGAAGCCCCTAAAAGAGA ACACCTCTCTTAGTGTGGAGACACCAGTGGACCCCAAACCCAGCAAAAAGACCCGGGTGGACAAAGAGGAGATCATCCATAAACTAGAG ACATtggagaagaaagaggaggaagtgACCTCAGATGAAGAGGAAGGGGAGAAGAAGAagcaggaggaagagcagcaagATGGGGAGGGGGAGTATGATGAAGAGGAGTTTGAAGAG GAGACAGACTATATCATGTCGTACTTTGACAATGGAGAGGAGTTCGGAGGGGACAGTGATGACAACATGGATGAGGCCATTTACTGA